In the Clostridium gelidum genome, AGATATTGCTACAGTTATATCTGAAGTAATTAAGTCTCAATTTCAAACTCCTTAATTTTTATTTTTATTGTTAATTCTGTTAAGCTTCCAGGTTTAACAGAATCTTTTTTAATTTCATATCCAGTAACACCTTTTATTGAAAAATCATCTAATTTAATTTTCCCACCTTTTATTTCCAATCTGTGTAATAAATCATTAACTACTGAACTCATTTAAATTGCTCCTTCATTTAAATTTCTCCACGCACTTTTTACATAACCTAACCCCATTAATTTCTTTTAGTTCTTGCGTTTCTCCACAACAGTTACAACCTGGAGTATACTTTCTAAAAATTATGTCGCTATTTTCTGTATAAATTTCTAATGCATCCCCCTCCTTAATACTCATAGTCCTTCTTAATTCCATTGGAATTACTATTCTTCCTAGTTCATCAATTTTTCTTACTATGCCTGTACTTTTCATCTTAAAAATTCCCCTTTCAATATGTTTATAATTTATTGATTAGCTGTTAATTTTTTTAGAGCGTTATCCAAAACTTGCATTCTTAATTCTGGAGGACACATTTTCATAACAGCAGCAACTTTCAATTCTGCTATCAATTCACTGAAGCCTTTTTCATCTTCCAATCCTATTATTGTTACTTTCAATTCATCACCTTTCATATCTACCCCTCCAAACATATCAATCACTTCATAATATGATTCATCATTTAATGTGTTACTTTGCAAACTTTAAAGTCATAATAGCCTCAGCAACATCATCAAGTTCTTTCATGATTTGATTCCATTGTGGGCGTTCATCATCATCAATAATCCCATCACATGTAATTTCTATCATTAAATCTTTGCATTTAATAAAATCTGTAACTTCTTTTTGAAGCTTTAATATAGCAACTGGTAGTTCTCTAATCTCAATGTTAGGTAAATATTTTTGTCCTATCTCAGCACTTGTCTTTAAATGTTGATAAGCTAAATATTGAGTATCATAGATTTCAATCATCTTGATAACTATTTTATCTGGTGGAGTTCTCTTCCCTCCTTCATAAGCTCTTAAGCTATCAACTGATATATCTAGTAGTTCTGATGATTTTTCTTGAGTTAAACCTGTTGACTCTCTCGCTATTTGGTAAATATTTCTGTATTCTTGTACCATTCATTTCACCTCCAATATGTATTAAAATATATATATTCAAGTATCTTGGATTATATCTCTAAAAAAATTTTTGCATCCACATTGTAAAATTCAGCTAAAATTTTAGCTTTTAGAATAGTAAGCTCTACTTTCCCATTTTCTAGCATGGAGTAACCACTTTTCCCACTATACCCTAATGCTTTTGCAACTTCATCTTGAGTTTTATTATTTTTCAAACGTAATGCTTTTAATAATTCATTCATTTGCGCTCCCTCCTTGTTCAAGTTTCTTGAATTAATATATTTTTATATTAATCCAAAATACTTGAACTGTCAATCCTTTATTTATAAAAAATCCAAACTTTTTGAACTTACTATTATTTATATTCTAAAAAAGGTACAATTATATTGAACTACGAAAGCAAGGAGATGGTAAGATGATTACATTGGCAGATAGATTAAAAGAAATTAGAAAATCTAATAATTTAACTCAAACAGAATTAGGTAAAATATTGGGTGTTGGAAAAACTACTATCTCTATGTATGAAAATGGGAATAGCACTCCTAATGATGAAATAAAATTAAAGCTTTCTGAATACTTTAATGTTTCTGTAGATTTTCTTCTTGGAAAAACTAATATAAAAAATCATGATTATAAAGAAACAACTATAGCACTTCATAGTGATGTTGATTACAAGGATCTTCCTCAAGAAGCTAAAGATGAGATTTATAATTTTATAGATTATGTTAAACAAAAATATAAGGATAAAAAATAAGGTGTTCTTCACGAACACCTTATTTTTTTATATTGTACAATTAATATCTAATTTTAGAAATGTAAACTATTCAAAAGAATTTAATAAAACTTTGAAGGTTAAAAAATCCTATGATTTTCTATGCGAAAATAAAGAGGTTCATATATATATGGAAACCTCTTCTTTATAAATACATCTGTTTTTCATTAATGATGACTTAATAATGCTTTATCATGAAGTCCACTGATAATCCTAGTTTAATTTATAATTCTTTTATATTATAGTATTACAAGCTATCAATAAGATCTTTGAGTGCATTATATCCAAGTCCATTAATCACTGATATCATATTCTTCGAATAACATTCTTCGTACTTCACTCCTTCAACAGATAGTATAAATGATTGAAGCCCCTTCAATGTAAGAATTTCGTTATTTTTCCGTTCATCAGGCTTTCTTTTAGCTAACTCAACAGCTAATACATATAAATCATCTTTTCTTTTCCGCCCAACAGATAATTTTCTACCGTCATCTTCTGTCTTTGTTATATTAATTCCAGTTATTTTAACATGATTAGATTGTTTAAAATCAATAATACGAGTCTTTTTATCATTTAACTTCAAACCGAATTTCTTTAGATTTTCACAAACAATTTTTTTTATATCATCTATATTTTTAGGTTCAATTCCATTGTAAGAAATTACTAAATCATCTGCATATCTTGTATAAATAATACGTTTAATACCTAGTTTCTTTAGATTTCCATATAAAATGTTGTCAAAATCTTTTAAATAAATATTTGCTAAAAACGGTGATGGGATAAGACCTACTGCTAAGCCTCTGTTTGATACAGAGCAAGAATCCACTATTTTAGCACACGTAATCTTACTTATCTTTTTTTTATGATTTAAATTTATTTCGTAATATAATTTTTCTATTAACCAATTATGGTTAATACTTTGGAAAAAATCCTTTATATCAAACAGTAAAAAACTATCATTATACATGTGAGTTTTGGCATTCTTAATTATAGATCGTTTTTTTATATAAGCTTTAGCAAATTTGGATGGTAATATTCTTTTATATAAAATATCACCAACTCTTTGGTGGAACTCACGAAGTTTTCTATTTTCGTCATTGTAAGTTATTATCTTTCTATATCCATTCTTTTTAGGAATATAGAAAACTTTAAAATCTTTTTCTTTCATAATCATATACCTTCAATATCTAAATAAGTATCTTCGCAGATGATATTAGAATATTTCTCATATATATATTTAAATCCTGTTGAATCATCAGTTTTTTTAGACATTGTAATTCCTTTTTTATCATTTATGTCAATTTCAATCCATCCAAGACCGTGGAAAATATACAAAATAAACGAAATTGCTTTTCTAAAATCTAATCTGCCATTTATCGAATTTGATATTTCAAATTTACAATTTAATTTTCCAATACTACTCGCTTCGTTTCGCTGGATTGAATTCAACAAAATTTTCTTAAACCAAACCTCACAAACAGTTAATCCATCAAAATATCTCAAAGTCTTCCTAATTTCTTTCCTAAATTCAGAAATACTAAAAATGGCTATCATATAATATTTCAAAAGTTGAACATCTATAGACATATTAATTAAATTATTAGAATCAATATAGTATGAAATTGATTCATTATAATTTAAATGATAATTAGATTTTTTTATATTAAGTACTTTAAATCTATATGCATTATTAATACAATCATCTATTTTTTTTTCTAAATTTTTTCCTATTTTGTTATTCTTAAAAAATGTCTTTATTTCAACTTTACTTTCATTTACTATATGTTTTTCTATAACTGGTGTAAAGGTTATATGCCTAGGCATTAAACTCTTATATCCCAATTCCAAGAATCCTGAAAAATGGTTTGTCTCAGCATTTTCTTTATCTGGAACCAAAACAAATGTTTTCTCCGCAACTGCTTCGGTAGATGCGAATAAAGCTATCTCTGCTGCTGTTGAATGACTTTCATGTATAATAAATACTCCATCAACAGCCATGCAAGCTAAGGTTTCAACATCATTAAGATTTTGTAAGCCTATAGTATCATATCCTAATTTTCCACTACTTTTTTTAGGATTAAAGTATTGTTCTAATATTATAGAACAACATTTTTTTTCCTTTAAATATTCTTTTAAAACAACCCTTTTATCATCCTGAGGATTCTTTTTATTATATTGAACCCCACATAGAAAGTATAATGGAACTGGATTTTTATATTCATTTATTTGTCTAAAATAATACTTCATATTTCACCTACTATTGGGAGGAATCCTACTAAAATTATTCTTTGTAACTCACCGAAAATTTACTATTTTTGTAGCTAGAACCAGCTGTTCTTGCTGCGCAAAATAGTAAATTTTCACTCTCATATTATCGGCGGTAGCCGATAATAATTTTACAATATTTTGTGCTTTCAACTACCTTAACTGCTAAGGTTGGATAAACTCCATGCTAGGATTCCTCATTATTATTATAACATAAAATCTTATTACTTAAACTATTATCAAAATATATTTTTTGGGAACCGATAGCATTAATAATCTTTTTATAGTTTATTAATTTATCTCCTTTATATATTTTTTCTTCTTGTAGCACTTCTATCATTTTTGCTTTGAATTCTTTTGATGTTTTCTTACTGAAAAGAAATAAAAATAATAAATATTTAAGTATTGTACTTTTACCATTCTCATCTTTTTTACCATTCTCATCTTGTTTACTATACCTATCTTTCTCAATTACCAGATTTACTAAGCATATAAAGTCATTAATTCCAATTTCATAATCACTAAGAGTTAAAAACTTTTTATCTTTAGGCATGTACTTAATTCCCTTAAATTCATACTTTTTATCATTAATTTTAAAACTGATATCTTCTCCATTGTCGTTAATCAATAAATGCATCTTATCGCAAATATACTTACCTTCCTGGTTGAAATTATCATATATATAAATAAGAGTACATATTATATTATATTCATCAAAATAAAATCTAACCGTTCTCCCTTCATACTCTTGTTCAAATATTACACTAGTTTTTATCATTTTTTTTAGCTGTAGAGTTGTGCTAAATTTAATACCTTCTGTGTTTGGTATTATTGGCGTATATGTAGTAAACCTTCCATCTATTTTCCATCCTGGATATTTATTTATTATATAATTCTTTTTGCTTTCGTATATTTCATCTATATCATCTAAGAAGTGACCCATTTCTACCCTCTCTTATGCTTATTAAAATTATCTTACATAATTTTTGTATATATTAATTGCCATTTGAGTTTTATTATACCATTAATTTATTTAGATTAAAAATAATAAATATAATTGTATCTATACTTTGTTGAAATTTAAGATTAAATTTATTAGTAATTTATTTTTCTTATCAATCTTCTTTTTTCCAATTTTTTATAAATAAGAGTTTATCTTTTGATAATTCTAAAACTTTATACTTTCTTATAATACTTTCAGTATTATAAGAATAAGAGTTGATTTTATCAATAGCTATAAAAATTTGCTTATTTCTTTTGCTATACAATTCAACTATATTTTCTAATGCTTGGTTTTCAATATTCTTTAACAATGGTAAATCATGAGCAATAGCTGGTAAGCAAGTTAAATCCAAAATTGCTAAATCAAAAGTAATTAAATTTGCAAATGCTGTTCCCGTACCTGTATCCCCATATGTATTAAAAGTATATTTATCACCATGTATATTAATCGTAGGTGTTCGCCTATTATCAGTATATATTTCTTTGTTTAATTCATACAATTTCGTATTAATTTCACTACATACACTATCTTGCAAAGTTTCTTTTAAAACAGCCAAATTATCTATGGATGTTTTAATTGATTCTTCAAGCTCTTGTTTCTTTGTATAGTACCCATTTTCGTCTACTAATTGTTTAACATTAGCCGCTAACTCCACAATCTTATCGATTGCATATATTGGAACATTTTTAATTGTCAATTTTTCATTAATCTTTTTATCTAAATCGTCAATTTGGTTATCAAGTTCAATAATTTGTGCTCTAATCTCTTTTTCAGTTTTTTGAAGTTCTTCCTTCAATATCTTTGTTATAGTCACATGGAATGCATCAATCTTTTTTATCTGTTCAACATTGAAATCAGGAAAATATGTAACTAACCTTTCTAATTCCGATTCAATGTTTATATTTTTATTTGCTAGATTCGTTAATGTACGTGTTAATCGACTTTCACACATGTTTCTTTTAGTAATTAAGATACTCTTGTTTCTACTCAGATCTAATATTTCCTTTGAAACAAGAGCTTCAATATCCGCTGAAGCACTAACAATACTTTCTTTAAGCCTATTCAATTCTCCATTTAATAATTTAATTTTATTTTCATTTTGATTAACTAAAGATTTAGTCATTTTAGGTATAAAGTCTTTTTTTGCAGCATCAACTAGAAACTTCTTTTCATCTGTTAACTTTTGGATTTGCTTTTCAAGCCCATTTATAATTTTATATTTATCAAATAGCTTTAGTAATGCAATAATAGATTTATGTGTAATTTCTTTCTCAAAATATTGAATTGGCTTTCTCTCATTAAGATTCTCTTTCCCATACACCCTAAAGTATCTACCAATGATATTCCGAAATGATAATTCTTCAAGTTCTGCTTTATATTTACCTTGCAGTAGTTTTGTAAAATTATCAAGTTTTATTATTTTTTGAACCTCAAATTTTTCATTGCATATCGAAACAAATTTATACTCATTTGTTGTTCGGATAAAGAATAATTCGCTATCATTAAATATGAACGAAAATTTGAACATATGATGACCTAAATTATCTATAACATCATGATTCTTTTTTATATAGTCTTCTCCGCCAAAAACAAAATCTATTATCATTAACATAGTTGATTTGCCAATGGAGTTAGATGCAATATCATCCCCAACAATAGCATTTAGTCCATAATGAAAATTTATTTGTTGTTGCGCAAATTTATCACATATTATTTGTTTTAACATATTTAACCACCCTTAATTCATCATCTAATTGAATTTTTTCAAGTGTAAATAAAACATCTAATGTTAAAATATATTGATTTATATCTTCAAAGTTATTCTTTATTTTCTCATATAGTGTTTGTAAACTTTCATTTCCTAAAATCAATACATCAAGAACATACACCGTTTTAGCTAAAATACTATCTTTATATGGTATCAGTTTATTAGGTAATATCATGAAAACACCTCACAGTCCTGTACAAAATAAGCAACCACTACTTCACACGCCCTTTTTGAATAGCAGTCAGTTTTTTCATAAATCCAATCCACTAGGGCACCATAAACATAATCCTGGCTTTGGTTTATCTGCATACATTTAAAATAAAAAACTTTAATTTGAGAAGCTAGCGTTTCAAATTTATACGGCGTAACCTTGTTAATCTCTATAAATAATCTTTTGATAAAATCAAAGTAATCGACCACATCACTTTTTATGGTTCTCTTTATAATATATGATAGTGATTCATTTGCCTTTACATCGATTTTTAGTGATTCATAACTAAGATGAATTAACTCACTCTCACTATTAGGATTATTTAATTTTTCTAAAACTATTTTTATTTCTGCTTCTATATTGAAGAGTTGATATGTATTTTTTCTTTCTATATCTTGAACTAATTTTTGCTTTATCCTATACCATTTTTTATATTCTTCTACCGTACGAGGCGTATCAAACTGCTTGTGGCATTTTCGGCAAACAGCAATTACATTATTAAGATCATTAACATCCTCACTTAATCGAATTTCATTTTTTAATAACTCAATCTCATTTAATCGAGGGTTTGCAGGGTAGATATGAGCAACTTCAAATGTTTTATGTATCTGTCCATTCTTTTTATGAGTCAAGATATCTCCACAAACTGGGCAGTGTCCTTCTACTTCACTATAAAGTACCATTTTTTCATTATTTGTAAAATCTTTTCTATTATCTTGCATAATTTCTCACCCACTCCCAACCTTTTATTATAATAATTCAATTTATTTTACTATCTATCACGTTTCTATCAACTTCTTCTTGTATATATATATACTTTAGGGATAAATTTATAAATATGTTCTTATTATAGCATATTTTGTAAATTTACTCTCATTCGAATTCAAAATATTCGAGCATACTCTTGAACGTACGTTTGCGTTGTATTATAATAACATCATAAATTACATGGTGGTGATAGACAAATGAAGAAATTAAATGGCATTTTTAAAATAATTGACAATGAAAATATAATTCTTGAAGAAACAAATCTTAGTCATACTTACCTAAAAGGAATATATTTTAGCATCCCTGGTATTCCACCAACAATAGGGATCGATAAATCTATTGTTTCATACAGCGTTATATACATATCAGTATTATCTGAAGAACTTGGACATCATTTCACAACCTCAGGTAACTTGCTTGATGATTGTAATACTTACTCTGACGAACTTCAAAAAAATAAAAAAGAGAAAAATGCTAAGTTATGGGCTGCTAACTTTTTAATAAGTGATGAAGACTTTGTACATGCTTTAAATTCTTGTATTTCTTCTATAAATACCATGGCTGAATATTTTAATGTAACAGAAGAAATAATAAACTATAAAATTTTATCCATAACTTTAAACGAACTTAAATATATTAATATTAGAAATAATTTTAAAAATAGAGAAGTCCCCTATAATAGTTGTGCTATATAGTATTTTTTCTACTACTTTTCAATAAATATATGTAGTTATAATCAATTAACTTTAATTATTTATAACACTACAATCAATGTATACATTAATATGGGGGGATATTATGAAAGCTGCTATTTATTCAAGAAAATCAAAATTTACTGGTAAAGGTGAAAGTGTAGAAAATCAAATAGAGTTATGCAAAACTTATGGTGCGAGTAATGGCTATACTGATTTTTCAATATATGAAGACGAAGGGTTTTCAGGTGGTAATATAAATCGTCCTATGTTTAGATCCATGATGAAGGATGCTAAATTAAAAAAGTTTGATGCTATTATTTGTTATAGATTAGATAGGATAAGCAGAAATGTTTCTGACTTTTCTACTCTTATTGATAAGTTAAAAGATTTAAGCATTGATTTCATATCTATAAGAGAGCAATTTGACACCTCTAGTCCTATGGGAACTGCTATGATGTTTATTAGTAGTGTATTTGCTCAATTGGAGCGTGAAACCATAGCTGAGCGTATTAAAGATAATATGTATGAATTAGCTAAGACTGGTCGCTGGCTTGGTGGTACTCCCCCTTTTGGCTTTTGTTCTGAGCCAATTTATTATTTAGATAATAATTCTAAACAAAAAAAGATGATGACTCTTTCACCAATTGCTGAAGAAATTGACCTGGTTAAATATTTTTATTCACAATATTTATCTCTTGGGAGCTTAGGTCAATTACAAAAACACTTAGTTCAAGAGAATATTAAAACTAAAAGAAATGCTAGATGGGATATCAAGGCCTTAAATATAGTTCTTAGGAATCCTGCTTATGTAAACTCTTCTGAACTAGTAGTTAGTTATCTTGCAACTAAAGGAGCTACAGTACTAGGTGTTCCTAATGGAAATGGAATTAATTCATATAATAAAAAAAATTCTAAAGGTGTTGCTAAAGATGTTAATGAATGGATCTTATCTGTTGCTAAACATGATGGAATTATTAGTGATACAGAATGGCTTAATGTACAACGGTTATTAGATAAAAATAAAATCCTTGCACCAAGACTCGTTACTGGTAGTGACTGTGGTTTATTTAATTCTGTTCTTCGATGCTCTAAGTGCGGTGGAAGAATGATATCTAAACAAGGCCATGCATCTGTAAAGACTGGTGAAACAATTAGATATTATGTATGTTCTACAAAAACAAATACCTATGGTAGAGATTGCGACTGCAAAAATATAAGATTAGATAAATTAGAAAATGAAGTCATGAAAGAAATCTTTGAAGTTACTAGTGATCATGGAGATTTAATTAATGCTATTAATAAATATAAGCAAGATTTAGAAAATGAAACTTCTAGTAAGGTAGATATTAAAACTTTATCCACACAAATTTCTACAAAAGAGTTACAAGTTAAAAATTTGGTGGATAAAATAGGTATAAACCCTAATATCTATGATGTATTAGCTACAAGAATTGAAGAATTGAATAATGAGATTAAATCTTTACAGTTTAAAAAATTTGAAATAGAAAATAGTCAAAGTAATATAAAAGAAGCTCTTAAGAAAATTGATACCTATACTGCTATGTTATTAAATTTTGAAGATCTATTTAAAAATGCAGATTATCAAATGAAAAGATTACTTGTAAATTCATTGGTGAATAAAATATCTTATGATTCAAAAACAAAACTTACTGAGATCAAGCTGTTTTGTGCTAAAAAAAAAGTCGTTCTTTAATGTACTGAGCGAATGCACCAGCTGTTGCTGCAAAATCTATATTAGTAACCATGTTAACATCAGTCTTAGGATTAATTTTGTTATGCTTCAATGCATATTCTAGTGCCATGGCAGGAACTCCCCCAGGTCTTCCCCCTATAACATCTTTTCCTTTTATATTCTTCCAATTAAAATTATCATCCTTAGTTCTTCCAACCAAGAAGGAACCATCCTTTTGAGTAAGCTGTCCAAAAAGTACTGGATAATCCTCTCTTCCTTGATTGTTAATGTAAATTGTTTGCTCAGGTCCACAAAAACCAATATCTGCTGACTTGCTTAAAACTGCTTGCATAGTCTTGTCAGCACCCTGTGCTGCACGAACTCACTTGCGATATTCCACCAAATATTTACTCCATTAACATTAAATTTAACCAACGAGCTCTATAATCAAATACCTACTAAAACTGTTGGTCAAAAAATTCTAAAACAGCGATTAATTCGAAATATTGAAAGAAAAGAATTTGCTAAGATGATTAATGCTGAAAGTATTTCCAATTGTACTGCTATTTGATACTTATTCTCGTCGGCTCTCGTCGGTTTTATTAACGTCACGTTGTCATCTCGTCGGCTCTCGTCGTATTTTTAATAAAAGAATAATAGTAAAGTGTATTCAAATAAAAATAACAAGTCAGTATTGATGTAAAAATACATAAATATTGACTTGTTATTTTATTTCATATGCATAAATTTAATTTAATACATACCTTGTACTGCTGCTCGAGCCTTCTTTTTTTATCTTTCCTTTTTTTATT is a window encoding:
- a CDS encoding AbrB/MazE/SpoVT family DNA-binding domain-containing protein, whose amino-acid sequence is MKSTGIVRKIDELGRIVIPMELRRTMSIKEGDALEIYTENSDIIFRKYTPGCNCCGETQELKEINGVRLCKKCVEKFK
- a CDS encoding helix-turn-helix domain-containing protein; this encodes MVQEYRNIYQIARESTGLTQEKSSELLDISVDSLRAYEGGKRTPPDKIVIKMIEIYDTQYLAYQHLKTSAEIGQKYLPNIEIRELPVAILKLQKEVTDFIKCKDLMIEITCDGIIDDDERPQWNQIMKELDDVAEAIMTLKFAK
- a CDS encoding helix-turn-helix domain-containing protein, with translation MNELLKALRLKNNKTQDEVAKALGYSGKSGYSMLENGKVELTILKAKILAEFYNVDAKIFLEI
- a CDS encoding helix-turn-helix domain-containing protein, coding for MELRKQGDGKMITLADRLKEIRKSNNLTQTELGKILGVGKTTISMYENGNSTPNDEIKLKLSEYFNVSVDFLLGKTNIKNHDYKETTIALHSDVDYKDLPQEAKDEIYNFIDYVKQKYKDKK
- a CDS encoding reverse transcriptase family protein, which produces MKEKDFKVFYIPKKNGYRKIITYNDENRKLREFHQRVGDILYKRILPSKFAKAYIKKRSIIKNAKTHMYNDSFLLFDIKDFFQSINHNWLIEKLYYEINLNHKKKISKITCAKIVDSCSVSNRGLAVGLIPSPFLANIYLKDFDNILYGNLKKLGIKRIIYTRYADDLVISYNGIEPKNIDDIKKIVCENLKKFGLKLNDKKTRIIDFKQSNHVKITGINITKTEDDGRKLSVGRKRKDDLYVLAVELAKRKPDERKNNEILTLKGLQSFILSVEGVKYEECYSKNMISVINGLGYNALKDLIDSL
- a CDS encoding DUF2326 domain-containing protein; the protein is MLKQIICDKFAQQQINFHYGLNAIVGDDIASNSIGKSTMLMIIDFVFGGEDYIKKNHDVIDNLGHHMFKFSFIFNDSELFFIRTTNEYKFVSICNEKFEVQKIIKLDNFTKLLQGKYKAELEELSFRNIIGRYFRVYGKENLNERKPIQYFEKEITHKSIIALLKLFDKYKIINGLEKQIQKLTDEKKFLVDAAKKDFIPKMTKSLVNQNENKIKLLNGELNRLKESIVSASADIEALVSKEILDLSRNKSILITKRNMCESRLTRTLTNLANKNINIESELERLVTYFPDFNVEQIKKIDAFHVTITKILKEELQKTEKEIRAQIIELDNQIDDLDKKINEKLTIKNVPIYAIDKIVELAANVKQLVDENGYYTKKQELEESIKTSIDNLAVLKETLQDSVCSEINTKLYELNKEIYTDNRRTPTINIHGDKYTFNTYGDTGTGTAFANLITFDLAILDLTCLPAIAHDLPLLKNIENQALENIVELYSKRNKQIFIAIDKINSYSYNTESIIRKYKVLELSKDKLLFIKNWKKED
- a CDS encoding ABC-three component system middle component 7, coding for MILPNKLIPYKDSILAKTVYVLDVLILGNESLQTLYEKIKNNFEDINQYILTLDVLFTLEKIQLDDELRVVKYVKTNNM
- a CDS encoding ABC-three component system protein produces the protein MQDNRKDFTNNEKMVLYSEVEGHCPVCGDILTHKKNGQIHKTFEVAHIYPANPRLNEIELLKNEIRLSEDVNDLNNVIAVCRKCHKQFDTPRTVEEYKKWYRIKQKLVQDIERKNTYQLFNIEAEIKIVLEKLNNPNSESELIHLSYESLKIDVKANESLSYIIKRTIKSDVVDYFDFIKRLFIEINKVTPYKFETLASQIKVFYFKCMQINQSQDYVYGALVDWIYEKTDCYSKRACEVVVAYFVQDCEVFS
- a CDS encoding ImmA/IrrE family metallo-endopeptidase; translated protein: MKKLNGIFKIIDNENIILEETNLSHTYLKGIYFSIPGIPPTIGIDKSIVSYSVIYISVLSEELGHHFTTSGNLLDDCNTYSDELQKNKKEKNAKLWAANFLISDEDFVHALNSCISSINTMAEYFNVTEEIINYKILSITLNELKYINIRNNFKNREVPYNSCAI
- a CDS encoding recombinase family protein, producing MKAAIYSRKSKFTGKGESVENQIELCKTYGASNGYTDFSIYEDEGFSGGNINRPMFRSMMKDAKLKKFDAIICYRLDRISRNVSDFSTLIDKLKDLSIDFISIREQFDTSSPMGTAMMFISSVFAQLERETIAERIKDNMYELAKTGRWLGGTPPFGFCSEPIYYLDNNSKQKKMMTLSPIAEEIDLVKYFYSQYLSLGSLGQLQKHLVQENIKTKRNARWDIKALNIVLRNPAYVNSSELVVSYLATKGATVLGVPNGNGINSYNKKNSKGVAKDVNEWILSVAKHDGIISDTEWLNVQRLLDKNKILAPRLVTGSDCGLFNSVLRCSKCGGRMISKQGHASVKTGETIRYYVCSTKTNTYGRDCDCKNIRLDKLENEVMKEIFEVTSDHGDLINAINKYKQDLENETSSKVDIKTLSTQISTKELQVKNLVDKIGINPNIYDVLATRIEELNNEIKSLQFKKFEIENSQSNIKEALKKIDTYTAMLLNFEDLFKNADYQMKRLLVNSLVNKISYDSKTKLTEIKLFCAKKKVVL